The genomic stretch TGCCGTCAGGCATGCCCTCCAGAATGCGCTCGTTCTGCAGCAGCTTGCCCATCCGAATGGCTTCGCCAATGTGTCCGGCGGCCACAAAAATGCCGGCGAATTGCTCCCGGGTCATTCGCGCTAAAGCACGCAGAGGGCTACGAACTTCCTCTAGCTCATACCCATCAGTCACGATGGGCAGCGGAGCGTCATGAGCCGCAGGGTCGCGGACAACCAGAATTTTCGGTTTGGCCGTCAAGCTTTATAGCTCCGGGGGGACCGCTAATTCACCAATATATTATAGGAGTGACTCAACGACTGAACAACCGCGCCGCCGTGGGTTGTACGTCCTCATAGCTTGCATCGGATGGAGAAGTTTCATGAATTGATATTGCCGCAATGTTTGCGCAACTTTCGCTGCTTTCGGCAGTAAATCCAAAGCTATAGTCGTCACGCGCGGCTTGCGCGTCACAGCCGTAGCTTGAAGCGCAGGCAAGTTCAAGGCGGTGTGAATCGGAAAGTTGCGCCGAAAGGATTAATTTATTTCGACCCATCCCGTGCTGGACTCTTCCGATTTAGTCGTTACCGCCGGTACCTTTGCTACGGGTGGTAACGCAGCTTGGATCTTTGGGCGGGGGCAAAATGGTGGGCGAACGTGGGTGGGGTGACTTCAGTGCGTGTGGAACCATGTTGTGTTGTTAAGCCGGCAGTGTGGCAAGATTTGCCGACAGCAGGGTGTCGATCGGACGCTTTATCTTGTTTCCGAACGTTCCGCGTAGTAATCAGAGTATTTTGCGTAACTGGTGATTGTCAAGGAATCGGGCTCGTTAACTTAGCTTTTCATGGGCCACCCGTAAATGTGGTGGAATACTTGATTGACGGTGTTGGTGATATCGGAGCAACTGACCGGCTTGGGCAGGACGGAAAAAACATCGGCCACAGAAGCCTGCTTTACAATCGATTCGTCCAAGGCGGCCGTAATTAACACACAGGGGAGCCGAGCGCTAAATTGACGTATGCGGCGGATGGTTTCCAAGCCTGTCAGACGTGGCATGTGCATATCTAACAGCAGCAGATGAATGGGCTGCAGGCTGACGATTCGGAGGGCCTCTTCGCCATCGGCGGCGGTGAAAGTTTTGAAGCCGCGCGGTTGAAGCATGCCGCAGACCGTTTCGCGGAAAGCGCGGTCATCATCGGTGATCAGGATTGAAGGAGTTTCGATGAGCATCATGGATGCCCGACCGGGCGATAATAGTTGATCTGGCCGGGATTAAGCGTATAGTCTAATCGCACTGCGAATATCGCGAAGCAAGTTCAATGCCAATGTTATGTTCTCAGTAGTCAGTGCGATTCCATCGACGCAAACTACTGTCTGACGAGTACTTGTATCATAATTATACGTGGCATCGGAAGCCAAAATGGGAGGCCTGCATAAGCCGAATTGACATTTTTTCGGCGTTTTTTGCTGCCAATCGGGCAGTACGTACCCCGGATTCGACCTTGGGCCAATGAATGAGCTGCCCCAGCGCGAGGCGTTGTTGGATTGTGGGCTAGTTGCCAGAACAATGGGGACGGCGGTGCAATGGAGGCGGGCGCCGAAATCCAATGCGGCAGCGCGGCGCCGGGGAGGCTGCGAATTGGAGGACGCTTCAGGCCGAGTGATGTAGGGGCTGTGGATGGGTGTTTGCAATTGGCGATTTCTGACCGCGTTGTCCAGCAGGTTCCTCGGCTTGTATCGGCGGTGCTGATTTCTATACTACATCTGGCTAACACAGGCTGTTTTATGTGAAGCTAAATTTGCACGGGCGGGGCCTCATTCGATCGGCTTGATAAACTCGGGGAATTTACATCGTGGATGCTGTCAAAACCGCGGGTGTCGAACGGGTTCCGGACTCTACGCTGATGGGGCGACACCAGTTTTTGATCTTTCGCTTGTTTTCGCTGGCGGGCTTGATGCCGGTAGGGGCATACGTGGTGATTCATTTGATGACCAACGCCTCGGTGTTGGGGGGGCCGGCGACGTTTCAGGCCCAGGTTGACCGCATCCATTCTTTGGGGATGTTACTCCCGTTTGTAGAGTGGACGTTCATTTTCCTGCCGATTTTATTTCACGCGGCAGTGGGCTTTTACATTATCAGCGGTGGCTTGCCGAACGTGGGTTCCTATCCGTACAGCGGCAATGTGCGGTACACGCTGCAACGGGCCACGGGAATGTTGGCGATTGCTTTCATTTTGTTCCACCTGTGGCAGTTGCATTATTTGGGCAAAGCGCTGGGGGGCGGGGCGTTTAACGCGGAGCACGCCAGTTCGTCGACGGCGGTGGCGCTGAATCCGGTATTGATGAAGATTATTTACATTATCGGTACGTTGTCGGTGGTTTATCATCTTTCCAACGGGCTGTGGACGTTTGGCATCACCTGGGGCATTTGGACCAGCGAAGGCGCGCAGCGTCGGGCCGGTTATGTGTGTGCGGCGTTCGGCATTTTGTTGGCTACCGTCGGCATGGGTGCGCTGTATGGCATGTCGACGGTCAATGTGCCGCAGGCCAAGGTGATTGAAGACCGCATGCAAGAGGCGCGAGAAATGCTCGACGGGCAAGTTGCCGTGGGAATGCCGAAGGCTGAAACACCAATCTCGCAACCACCGAAAAAGAACTGAGGGAGAAACCCAGGCATGGCAAAGCAGCGCGTGTTGGTGGTGGGGGGCGGTTTGGCCGGGCTGGCGGCGACCATGAAGCTGGCGGAACTGGGCGTCGACGTCGACTTGATGAGCCTGGTGCCGGTCAAGCGTTCGCACAGCGTTTGCGCGCAGGGGGGCATCAACAGCGTCAACGATCTGACTCGCCAACAAGGCGACAACGAGTGGAAGCACTTTGACGACACCGTATACGGCGGCGATTTTCTACAGCATCAGCCGCCGGTGAAGGAAATGTGCGATTGGGGGCCGCGCATCATCGATTTGATGGATCGCTTGGGCGTGCCGTTCAACCGCACGCCGGAGGGCTTCCGCGATCAGCGCCGCTTTGGCGGCACATTGTACAAACGCACGGCTTTTGCCGGCGCCACCACCGGCCAGCAATTACTGTACGCCTTGGACGAGCAGGTGCGCCGCTGGGAAGTGGCCGGCAAAGTCACGAAGTACGAATTTTGGGATTTCCTGTCGCCCATTTTAGATTCTACCGGCCGATGTTGCGGAGCGGTGGCGCAAGATTTGGTGAGCATGGAAATTCGCGCCTTTGCGGCCGATGCGGTCATCGTCGGCTCCGGGGGATGCGGGCTGATTTATGGCCGCTCCACCATGTCGATGGTTTGCACCGGCAGCGCGGCCAGTCGTTGTTTTCAAGCTGGGGCCATTTACGCCAATGGCGAGTTTATCCAAGTGCATCCCACGGCCGTGCCGGGGGCCGATAAGCTGCGGTTGATGAGCGAAAGCGCCCGCGGCGAAGGGGGCCGCGTGTGGGTGCCGCGCAAACCGCAGGACGCGCGCGATCCACGCAGCATTCCCGAGGCAGAGCGATATTATTTTCTGGAAGAGCGGTACCCGAAGTACGGCAATCTGGTGCCCCGCGATATTGCCACGCGCGAAATCTTCAATGTGTGCACCAATGAAGGGTTAAGCGTGGAGCAGGACCGGCTGGCGGTGTATTTGGATTTGACGCATATTCCGCGTGACGTGCTGGATAAGAAGCTGGGGGGCATCCTCAGCATTTACGAAAAGTTCCAAGGGGTCGATCCGCGCGACGTGCCGATGAAAATTTTCCCCGCCGTCCATTACTCCATGGGCGGTCTGTGGGTCGATTACGAACGGACGGCCGCCGGCGGCTTGAAAATGGGTTCGCCGCGTAACCAGCAGACCAACATTCCCGGCCTGTATGCCATTGGCGAGTGCGATTACCAATATCACGGCGCCAATCGGCTGGGGGCCAACTCGCTGCTGAGTTGCATCTTTAGCGGGCTGATTGTCGGCCCGACGGTGGAAACGGCGCTGGGATCGCTCAAGGGGACTGCCGCGGAGCAGCCGGCCGCGCTGTACGAGGGCGCCCGGCAGCGCGAGCAGGAGATTCACGACAAGCTGCTGCATCGCCCCATCAGCGGCTCTGGCGCCGGTGAGAATCCATATCTGATCCATGACGAACTGGGCCGGGTGATGACCAAGGCCGCCACGGTGGTCCGGTTCAACAACCAACTGGCAGAAGCTTACGACCAAGTGTGTGAGTTGGAAGCGCGAGCCAAGCGTTCCGCGCTTTCCGACACCGGCCAGTGGACGAACCAAAACGTGGTATTTACCAAGGCCCTGCGAGA from Pirellulales bacterium encodes the following:
- a CDS encoding response regulator, which produces MMLIETPSILITDDDRAFRETVCGMLQPRGFKTFTAADGEEALRIVSLQPIHLLLLDMHMPRLTGLETIRRIRQFSARLPCVLITAALDESIVKQASVADVFSVLPKPVSCSDITNTVNQVFHHIYGWPMKS
- a CDS encoding succinate dehydrogenase cytochrome b558 subunit yields the protein MDAVKTAGVERVPDSTLMGRHQFLIFRLFSLAGLMPVGAYVVIHLMTNASVLGGPATFQAQVDRIHSLGMLLPFVEWTFIFLPILFHAAVGFYIISGGLPNVGSYPYSGNVRYTLQRATGMLAIAFILFHLWQLHYLGKALGGGAFNAEHASSSTAVALNPVLMKIIYIIGTLSVVYHLSNGLWTFGITWGIWTSEGAQRRAGYVCAAFGILLATVGMGALYGMSTVNVPQAKVIEDRMQEAREMLDGQVAVGMPKAETPISQPPKKN
- the sdhA gene encoding succinate dehydrogenase flavoprotein subunit, coding for MAKQRVLVVGGGLAGLAATMKLAELGVDVDLMSLVPVKRSHSVCAQGGINSVNDLTRQQGDNEWKHFDDTVYGGDFLQHQPPVKEMCDWGPRIIDLMDRLGVPFNRTPEGFRDQRRFGGTLYKRTAFAGATTGQQLLYALDEQVRRWEVAGKVTKYEFWDFLSPILDSTGRCCGAVAQDLVSMEIRAFAADAVIVGSGGCGLIYGRSTMSMVCTGSAASRCFQAGAIYANGEFIQVHPTAVPGADKLRLMSESARGEGGRVWVPRKPQDARDPRSIPEAERYYFLEERYPKYGNLVPRDIATREIFNVCTNEGLSVEQDRLAVYLDLTHIPRDVLDKKLGGILSIYEKFQGVDPRDVPMKIFPAVHYSMGGLWVDYERTAAGGLKMGSPRNQQTNIPGLYAIGECDYQYHGANRLGANSLLSCIFSGLIVGPTVETALGSLKGTAAEQPAALYEGARQREQEIHDKLLHRPISGSGAGENPYLIHDELGRVMTKAATVVRFNNQLAEAYDQVCELEARAKRSALSDTGQWTNQNVVFTKALRDMFPVAKTILRGALLRDECRGSHYKPDFCMPGLEATEAAARHKEAEQWCDRFEENTRRWLKTSIAKLSPEGEPQISYEEVDTSLIPPRPRLYGLVGADIIEQVWKERQAKKSPTTSAGNGNGQPDMNRRGAETQSSN